One genomic segment of Brachyhypopomus gauderio isolate BG-103 chromosome 19, BGAUD_0.2, whole genome shotgun sequence includes these proteins:
- the cavin4a gene encoding caveolae-associated protein 4a, protein MDKRDVTLGIEDELGQPVSALSILSLLERVSTIIDGVQASQQRMEERQQQLETSVAAVQSEVLKLAQDHGATATTVEKLLQKARRVSTHVKEVRSRVEKQNIRVKKVETTQDELLTRNKFRVVIYQGETQIPSVAITKTPKGEGLANLEVEPDEYEVPADLSSDEEYMVVEEGESSRAARLKQTGLKRIENFKAAFSKENMSKTREKTRENLSKTKESLSKTGQNLGTKINTLGDKIIPPEQREKMRQSGERLKENISKKAPTIKLKKERAVAEGQEGAEAETAVTPPKGRKTSPEVTYTEVVTESKREGPISEEGATRVLEEGKSRFTMEMAEK, encoded by the exons ATGGACAAGAGAGATGTGACCTTAGGAATTGAGGATGAGTTGGGTCAGCCGGTGTCCGCACTGTCCATCCTGTCGCTGCTGGAACGTGTCTCCACCATCATCGATGGCGTGCAGGCCAGCCAGCAGCGCATGGAGGAACGCCAGCAACAGCTCGAGACATCCGTCGCTGCTGTCCAATCAGAGGTCCTCAAACTGGCTCAGGATCATGGTGCCACGGCGACCACAGTGGAGAAGCTTTTGCAGAAGGCCAGGCGGGTGAGCACTCATGTGAAGGAGGTGCGTTCACGTGTGGAAAAACAGAATATTCGCGTGAAGAAAGTCGAGACAACGCAAGATGAACTTCTCACAAGGAACAAGTTCAGAGTGGTCATTTATCAG GGCGAGACTCAAATTCCTTCTGTTGCTATAACGAAAACCCCAAAAGGGGAGGGGCTTGCAAATTTGGAGGTGGAGCCTGACGAGTATGAAGTCCCTGCAGACCTTTCATCTGATGAGGAGTACATGGTGGTGGAGGAAGGAGAGTCATCACGGGCAGCACGGCTGAAGCAAACTGGCCTGAAAAGGATCGAGAACTTCAAAGCAGCGTTCTCTAAGGAGAACATGAGCAAGACCCGTGAGAAAACCCGTGAGAATCTCAGCAAAACCAAGGAAAGTCTGAGCAAGACAGGTCAAAACCTGGGCACCAAGATCAACACCCTGGGAGACAAGATCATTCCCCCCGAGCAGCGGGAGAAGATGCGGCAGAGTGGCGAGAGGCTGAAGGAGAACATCTCGAAGAAAGCGCCCACCATCAAACTCAAGAAGGAACGAGCCGTCGCAGAAGGTCAGGAGGGTGCTGAGGCTGAGACGGCCGTGACTCCACCCAAAGGCAGAAAGACCAGCCCAGAGGTCACGTACACAGAGGTTGTTACAGAAAGCAAGCGGGAAGGGCCTATATCGGAGGAGGGAGCCACCCGCGTTTTAGAAGAAGGGAAGAGCAGATTCACCATGGAAATGGCAGAGAAGTGA
- the slc39a6 gene encoding zinc transporter ZIP6: MFPVWPQLLTLMVGVRFWSCLVGVSGECGPGPVETDRRLAEQVQQHHLHALFLKYGQNGTISLSGLQRLLEGVGLDRIRRVMVQHHGHNHSHNHTHAHSPAHTHKHDSHTHSVASKKEGDGSSVEKSDFVPNVHPNSISGKKSQSDVHHNLYLKRAPDSTALLTTPSYATMSRRGNRSTDYNLIQDPLHPNATNSDHVHQNTSLLYLDDHENHDDIEHDVDHGRSTLNYSQECQNATTILRSHGMSQEVLLSVRDFGILCPALITQIDSKSCLMHAENQSGYKTHNHHHHHHHHDEISEKTQKVSSIHIAWIGGFLSITIISLLALVGVVLIPLINRVFFNFLLSFLVALAVGTLSGDAFLHLIPHSQGSHKHHHSANESLEHDLHGDDEDSLKPVWTGLTALGGVYVMFLIEHFLTLAKMYKDKKQKVQKRMELANEVLESEKLPSLEDLDAKPLDDSGANGGHVHDLPEEEEVMLSKGRYTDEDCENKCHSHFHDTVGQSDEQHHHHHDYHHILHHHHSQNHHPHTHTHRHTQSYSVQHFERAGVATLAWMVVMGDGLHNFSDGLAIGAAFSEGLSSGLSTSVAVFCHELPHELGDFAVLLKAGMSVKQAILYNLLSALMGYLGMVTGILIGHYAENVAMWIFALTAGLFLYVSLVDMVPEMLHNDATEAGFSHCGFFVLQNAGILLGFGIMLIIAVFEHKIQLSLDFVPHS; encoded by the exons ATGTTCCCTGTGTGGCCACAACTCCTGACTTTGATGGTTGGGGTGCGGTTCTGGTCCTGCTTGGTGGGAGTGAGCGGAGAATGCGGCCCTGGTCCGGTGGAGACGGACCGGCGTTTGGCAGAACAAGTGCAGCAGCATCATCTTCACGCTCTGTTTCTGAAGTATGGGCAGAACGGGACCATCTCACTGTCCGGTCTGCAGAGACTGCTGGAGGGAGTGGGGCTGGACCGCATCAGGAGAGTGATGGTGCAGCACCACGGACACAATCACagccacaaccacacacacgcacactcacccgcacacacgcacaaacatgattcacacacgcactccgtTGCTAGCAAGAAGGAAGGTGACGGCTCTAGTGTCGAGAAGAGTGATTTCGTCCCCAATGTGCATCCGAATTCAATTTCTGGGAAGAAGAGCCAGTCTGATGTTCACCACAATCTCTACCTCAAAAGAGCTCCTGACTCCACTGCGCTCCTCACGACACCCTCGTATGCCACCATGTCTCGCAGAGGGAATCGCAGTACAGACTACAACCTCATACAAGACCCCCTCCATCCCAATGCAACAAATTCTGACCACGTCCACCAGAATACGTCGCTGCTTTACCTTGATGACCACGAAAACCACGATGACATTGAGCATGATGTTGATCATGGACGGAGTACCCTCAACTACAGtcaagag tgccaGAATGCTACCACTATTCTGCGGTCCCATGGCATGTCCCAGGAAGTGCTTCTTTCTGTCCGTGACTTTGGCATTCTCTGTCCTGCCCTCATCACACAGATTGACTCCAAGTCCTGCCTTATGCATGCTGAGAACCAATCAG gatataaAACTCataatcaccaccatcatcaccaccatcatgatGAAATCAGTGAAAAAACCCAGAAGGTGTCCTCCATTCATatag CTTGGATCGGTGGATTTCTTTCCATCACTATAATTAGCTTGCTGGCCCTGGTAGGTGTGGTCTTAATTCCACTCATCAACAGGGTCTTCTTCAACTTCCTGCTCAGCTTCTTGGTGGCCCTCGCAGTCGGCACGCTCAGTGGAGATGCCTTTCTACACCTCATACCACAC TCTCAGGGTTCCCACAAGCATCACCATTCAGCCAATGAGAGCTTGGAGCATGATCTACACGGCGATGATGAGGATTCTCTAAAGCCCGTTTGGACAGGGCTTACAGCGTTGGGTGGAGTCTATGTCATGTTCCTCATTGAGCACTTCCTGACCCTCGCAAAAATgtacaaagacaaaaaacagAAG GTCCAAAAAAGGATGGAATTGGCTAATGAGGTTTTGGAGTCTGAGAAATTGCCATCTCTGGAAGACCTTGATGCCAAACCACTGGATG ATTCTGGTGCCAATGGCGGTCACGTGCATGACTTAccggaggaagaggaagtgatGTTATCTAAGGGCCGCTACACCGACGAGGACTGTGAGAACAAATGCCACTCCCACTTCCACGACACGGTCGGCCAATCAGATGAGcagcaccaccatcaccacgacTACCACCatatcctccaccaccaccactctcagaaccaccacccccacacgcacacgcacagacacacccaaTCGTACTCCGTCCAGCACTTCGAACGTGCCGGGGTCGCCACCCTCGCCTGGATGGTCGTCATGGGAGACGGGCTGCATAACTTCAGTGACGGATTGGCTATAG GAGCAGCATTCTCCGAGGGCTTGTCTAGTGGTCTGAGCACTTCAGTCGCTGTGTTCTGCCATGAACTTCCTCATGAACTTG GGGATTTTGCTGTCCTCTTAAAAGCAGGAATGTCAGTGAAACAGGCCATTCTCTATAATCTGCTCTCGGCGTTGATGGGCTACCTGGGGATGGTTACAGGCATTCTGATTGGTCACTACGCTGAGAATGTGGCCATGTGGATATTTGCTCTTACAGCTGGACTCTTCTTGTACGTTTCACTGGTGGACATG gtCCCGGAGATGCTGCATAACGATGCCACGGAGGCAGGGTTCAGTCACTGTGGGTTCTTCGTGCTGCAGAATGCAGGCATTCTGCTTGGTTTCGGCATCATGCTCATAATCGCTGTGTTTGAACACAAGATCCAACTCAGCCTAGACTTCGTACCCCATTCTTGA